AATTTAAGCTCAGCCGAACATATCCCTTTGCCGAGTGAAACACAAAATTCCGCACCATGATACAAGTTGAGCGATtcaattgaaatatatatattttttctcttttccatgtAACAACTAACATGTCTCATATATTATCATATTCTCTGGCAGTCCTCGGAGTCGGCCAAAATTCACAGGTTGTTTTCGTTGTCCCCGATCTTAAAAGTGTCTATACTCCCCTTTAAGGGTGTGAGTCTAGGTGATTTAAACCAATGATATGTCTCGGTattctgcaggaaaaacagtGACATGTGAGGCAGTGAGTCTTTAAAGGGCTGCTCTGCCCCAACTCGCAAACCCAATCTCGTAGGACTTGTTAGCGTATCACGTGCCAGGTTCTTAATGAAGTGGACACACGGGGGTCTTGTGTGCGCATGCGCTTAGTGTAAAATGTAGTTGGAAATGAGGTGTCCGTCTTGGAGTAgtcgacttttaaaaagcaTCGGCAGCCCCTGATATGACGACTTCGCTGGTTCTGCATCCACGCTGGGCGGACACCTTGATGTACGTTTATGAAAAAAGCCCGAATGAAAACAACCAGAATAAAAGCCAAACAATGGAGGGACTGAGCGGTAATTGCCCTGCGACCCACTGCAGGGACCTAATGTCGCACCCCGCGCTGGGACGACATTCTGGCACCATAGCGACCCACCAGGGCTCCGTCTACTCGGATATTTCCTCTCCAGACACCGGCCGTCAGTGTCCTGCTCCTCAAACGTCATCCAGTGCATCTTTGAGCTACGGTTATCCGTTTGGAAACCCATATTACGGCTGTAGATTGTCTCATTCGCACAACGTGAACTTGCAGCAGAAGCCCTGCTCGTACCATCCCGCAGATAAATATGCCGAGACCAGCGCAGCGCTCCCCCCGGAAGAACTGTCCACCAGGGCGAAAGAGTTTGCGTTCTACCCGAGTTTCGCCAGCTCATATCAGGCTGTCCCTGGATATCTCGACGTGTCAGTGGTGCCCAGTATCAGTGCCCATCCCGAACCAAGGCACGACGCCCTGATCCCCATGGAGGGTTACCAACACTGGGCTCTCTCCAATGGCTGGGATGGGCAGGTGTACTGCTCCAAAGAACAAACGCAGTCATCTCATCTTTGGAAATCTCCTTTTCCAGGTATGTAAAAATTTGGTacgtttttaaaaagctgtctTTAGGCTGTTATTCACGTTAGCCCAACCGCGTGTGTGCTTTTAATACACGTGTCATCACGTccaaaaagctatttaaatgtAGTAAGATATTTTTATGTCGTTGCTTAGTTTATACATTTTACTGCGTAAAAGTGCCAATATCAAATTATAAAGACATCAATGGAAACGTTAAGTTTGCTGAATACACATTCAACTGTCAACTCTTATGTCAGTTATCATATGTCCTTAATAGACTGTCAGAGAGGCAATGTTATTCTTAAATTTAACATTGAAcgaaaatgtattatatttaggGACTGTGCATAAAATCATAATTGTGAGTTCAAGGAAATATCAGTTGAATGGCCCCTTTTTAATTGTTATAATAAACCTATAAACAGAGCATTTCCTTTTAACAGATTGCCTGTTTTCTAATTCTTTGGAAGTAATATGACGAATATAGTTTCAGTCACATACAAAAGGAAGGTACACTAGTGCACACCTTTGCCCCCTGTTTGACAATATAGTGACTAGGCTTCAGTGTTTGGATGGTGCCAGTAAATCTCAGCGCCCTGTTCACAGTCCTCTGCTTGTATTGGGattcatttattcaatatttgCTTTGCATAGGGACATCAGCATTTTAGTACTTCACAACCACTGAtcaataatatttttatattcaggCTCTCCTTTTGCTTTGCTTACTT
The Eleginops maclovinus isolate JMC-PN-2008 ecotype Puerto Natales chromosome 1, JC_Emac_rtc_rv5, whole genome shotgun sequence genome window above contains:
- the hoxc13a gene encoding homeobox protein Hox-C13a, which produces MTTSLVLHPRWADTLMYVYEKSPNENNQNKSQTMEGLSGNCPATHCRDLMSHPALGRHSGTIATHQGSVYSDISSPDTGRQCPAPQTSSSASLSYGYPFGNPYYGCRLSHSHNVNLQQKPCSYHPADKYAETSAALPPEELSTRAKEFAFYPSFASSYQAVPGYLDVSVVPSISAHPEPRHDALIPMEGYQHWALSNGWDGQVYCSKEQTQSSHLWKSPFPDVVPLQPEVSSYRRGRKKRVPYTKMQLKELEKEYAASKFITKDKRRRISAGTNLSERQVTIWFQNRRVKEKKFVSKSKSSHMHTT